The following are encoded together in the Malaya genurostris strain Urasoe2022 chromosome 3, Malgen_1.1, whole genome shotgun sequence genome:
- the LOC131435390 gene encoding RNA cytidine acetyltransferase, whose protein sequence is MVKKKIDNRIRVMIENGEKLNHRTMFVIVGDKGRDQVPILYDMLTRASVKARPTVLWCYKNKDEAISNHGKKRAKKIQAGKIAINESDLFDLFRISTTIHGRYYRDTHTILGKTYGVCVLQDFEAITPNLLARTIETVEGGGLIILLLKTINSLKQLYTMSMDVHKRYRTEAHQNVTCRFNERLILSLADCSRCLLVNDDLTVLPLSSSTANVKPVEVGLIQKTANDELLEELKESLLDTPPAGPLVNLCKTHDQAKAVVQFIDALAEKQLKPPTSLTAGRGRGKSAAMGLAISAAVAFGYVNIYVTSPSPENLVTLFEFIMRGFDVLEYQEHTDYTIIRSTNPDFNKAIIRLNITRNNRQTIQYISPPDTHLLNAADLLIIDEAAAIPLPLVKAMLGPYLVFMASTINGYEGTGRSLSLKLLSQIQKDSNAPPPIKLDESIRYRPHDPVESWLTSLLCLDATVVSNLNSGCPTPDACELYYIDRDALFSYHRAAEAFLQRVVSICVASHYKNSPNDLQMMSDAPAHHLFCLLGPITRKDQLPEILVVVQVCLEGQISSQSVQNSLARGMKSAGDLIPWNIAEQYGDRQFPKLSGARIVRIATHPNYQRMGYGKRALKLLRKYYERNFTSLDCDSSEKEDDNGIETIDDEEVDLLKEIIEPRKKIPTLLKRLSERRPEHLDYLGASFGLTNDLLRFWKSQKFVPVYLSQKENDLTGEHTCIMIAPISNSLDKVETNEWLNQYFIDFRRRILKLLGKSFNKFGTGMSLSLLDNRAVNLPGHELSQKTIDEYFLPHDIQRLEMYVRNQVEYKLIMDLTSDLASLYFQLKMSGAQIDSLQKAILLGIGLQHKSIDKLAEEFNMPNNQVLAKFYDCMKKLTKYINSTLEITIESTMVQENSLNTGTELMALDKSINEDLAEDVRILQKKQKKELAKLKKENLNQYVIKGTDEEWKNVLTNNKSTIVSIKSGEKRHAEGKEFTTEDVSSAKNKKSKHNFRKKQKFGKIKH, encoded by the exons ATGGTGAAGAAAAAGATCGACAATCGCATCCGTGTGATGATCGAAAACGGCGAAAAACTGAATCATCGTACTATGTTTGTAATCGTTGGTGATAAAGGCCGCGATCAGGTGCCTATTTTGTATGATATGCTAACTAGAGCCTCGGTGAAGGCGCGCCCCACTGTGCTTTGGTGTTATAAAAACAAAGACGAAGCTATTTCAAA TCATGGCAAAAAACGAGCGAAAAAAATCCAGGCAGGAAAAATAGCCATCAACGAGTCGGATTTGTTTGACCTGTTCAGAATTTCGACAACAATTCACGGGAGATACTACAGAGATACTCACACTATACTTGGCAAGACTTATGGTGTATGTGTCCTGCAAGATTTTGAAGCTATTACTCCAAACTTGCTCGCAAGAACAATTGAAACTGTTGAAGGAGGTGGGCTTATTATTCTTTTGCTGAAAACTATCAACTCATTAAAGCAATTGTATACGATGAGTATGGATGTCCATAAAAGATATCGAACCGAGGCACACCAGAATGTAACATGTCGATTTAATGAGCGGCTAATCCTTTCATTGGCCGACTGTTCACGGTGTCTTTTGGTTAATGATGATTTGACCGTTTTGCCACTTTCGTCAAGTACAGCCAATGTCAAGCCAGTGGAAGTTGGATTAATacaaaaaactgcaaatgatGAATTGTTGGAAGAGTTAAAAGAAAGTCTTCTCGATACGCCTCCAGCCGGACCACTTGTAAATCTTTGTAAAACACATGATCAAGCAAAAGCTGTTGTCCAGTTCATTGATGCGTTGGCTGAGAAACAGTTGAAACCCCCTACGTCTCTGACCGCAGGTAGAGGTCGAGGTAAATCTGCAGCCATGGGATTAGCAATTTCAGCAGCTGTTGCGTTTGGGTATGTCAATATCTATGTAACATCACCCTCTCCAGAGAATCTGGTTACTCTGTTTGAATTTATCATGAGAGGTTTCGATGTCCTAGAGTATCAGGAACATACGGATTATACTATTATTCGATCTACAAATCCCGACTTTAATAAAGCTATTATCAGACTGAATATTACTCGTAACAATCGTCAAACCATACAATACATTTCTCCACCtgatacgcatttgctgaatgCAGCAGATTTACTAATAATTGATGAGGCTGCCGCTATTCCACTACCTTTAGTAAAAGCAATGCTGGGGCCGTATTTAGTGTTTATGGCTTCAACAATCAATGGATACGAAGGAACAGGACGTTCTTTAAGTTTAAAATTACTATCTCAGATCCAGAAAGATAGTAATGCTCCTCCTCCG ATTAAATTGGACGAATCAATCCGTTATCGACCACACGACCCGGTCGAATCTTGGTTGACATCTCTACTTTGCCTTGACGCAACAGTCGTGTCTAACCTAAACTCTGGTTGTCCAACACCTGATGCTTGTGAGCTTTATTATATTGATCGAGATGCCCTGTTTTCGTACCATCGAGCAGCAGAAGCATTCTTACAACGTGTAGTATCGATTTGTGTTGCCTCTCATTATAAGAACAGCCCCAACGATTTACAAATGATGAGTGATGCTCCAGCACATCATTTGTTTTGTCTTCTGGGTCCAATTACAAGAAAAGATCAGCTTCCAGAGATACTTGTTGTAGTTCAAGTCTGTTTAGAAGGACAAATATCGTCACAATCGGTACAAAACTCTTTGGCTCGTGGCATGAAAAGTGCTGGAGATCTTATCCCGTGGAATATAGCAGAGCAATATGGTGATAGACAATTCCCTAAATTGAGTGGAGCTAGGATTGTGCGAATCGCAACCCATCCCAATTATCAAAGG ATGGGTTATGGCAAGCGCGCTTTGAAGCTGCTTAGAAAGTACTACGAAAGGAATTTTACATCACTCGATTGTGACTCATCCGAAAAAGAAGACGATAACGGTATCGAAACCATCGACGACGAGGAAGTAGATCTGTTGAAAGAAATTATTGAACCGAGGAAAAAAATCCCGACACTATTGAAACGGTTGTCAGAGCGTCGTCCGGAACATTTGGACTATCTCGGGGCATCGTTTGGTCTAACGAACGATTTGCTGAGATTTTGGAAAagccaaaagtttgttccagtttatctGAGCCAGAAAGAAAATGACCTGACGGGTGAACACACTTGTATAATGATTGCACCAATCAGCAACAGCTTAGATAAAGTGGAAACCAATGAGTGGCTAAATCAATATTTTATCGATTTTCGAAGACGCATATTAAAGCTTCTTGGTAAATCTTTTAACAAATTCGGAACAGGAATGTCCCTATCATTACTGGACAACCGAGCAGTTAATCTCCCCGGACATG AACTTTCGCAAAAAACGATCGACGAATATTTCTTGCCTCACGACATTCAACGTCTTGAAATGTATGTTCGTAATCAGGTAGAATACAAACTGATAATGGATCTTACTTCAGATTTGGCTTCACTGTACTTTCAATTAAAAATGTCCGGAGCTCAGATAGATTCTTTGCAAAAAGCTATTTTACTTGGGATAGGTCTCCAACATAAAAGCATCGATAAGTTAGCAGAAGAGTTTAACATGCCAAACAACCAGGTGCTTGCTAAGTTCTACGACTGTATGAAGAAACTGACTAAATACATTAACTCAACCCTCGAAATTACAATCGAAAGTACTATGGTTCAAGAAAACAGTCTTAACACCGGTACCGAATTGATGGCACTTGACAAATCGATCAACGAAGATCTAGCAGAGGATGTGAGAATCTTGCAGAAAAAGCAAAAGAAAGAGTTGGCCAAGCTaaagaaagaaaatttaaatcaatacgTGATAAAAGGTACGGATGAGGAATGGAAGAATGTACTGACCAATAACAAATCGACTATTGTTTCTATCAAAAG TGGAGAAAAACGACACGCTGAAGGCAAAGAATTTACAACTGAAGATGTAAGCTCTGCCaagaacaaaaaatcaaaacataacttcagaaaaaaacaaaaatttggaaAGATTAAGCATTAA